A single genomic interval of Malania oleifera isolate guangnan ecotype guangnan chromosome 13, ASM2987363v1, whole genome shotgun sequence harbors:
- the LOC131146980 gene encoding mitochondrial import receptor subunit TOM5 homolog, with translation MADSVIPLEKLKAFWHSQVHDEEKWALNMKLLRAAGLFAGSILLMRNYGDLMAV, from the exons ATGGCCGATTCTGTTATACCACTGGAGAAGTTGAAAGCTTTCTGGCACTCTCAGGTTCACGATGAAGAGAAGTGGGCGCTGAATATG AAATTGCTGCGTGCTGCAGGATTATTTGCTGGCTCCATCCTTCTGATGCGTAACTATGGAGATCTCATGGCTGTTTGA